The following DNA comes from Burkholderia sp. HI2500.
AATGCGGCATCGCGCCGTGGCCGCCGACCCCGCGCAGCGTGATCGTCACGCGGTCGGCCGACGCCATCGCGGCGCCGGTGCGGAAGGCCATGTCGCCGGCCGCGCGGCCCGGCATGTTGTGGATTGCGAAGATCGCATCGCACGGGAAGCGGTCGAACAGGCCGTCGTCCATCATCGCCTTCGCGCCGCCGAAGTTTTCCTCGGCCGGCTGGAAGATCAGGTTCAGCGTGCCGGAGAACTGGCGCGTGGCTGCGAGGTGGCGCGCCGCGCACAGCAGCATCGCGGTGTGGCCGTCGTGGCCGCACGCATGCATCTTGTTCGCGTGGCGGCTCGCGTACGGCAGGCCCGTGGTTTCCGCGAGCGGCAGCGCGTCCATGTCGGCGCGCAGCCCGACCGTGCGCGTGCCTTGCCCTTCGCGCAGCACGCCGACCACACCCGTCTTGCCAATGCCGCGATGCACTTCATAACCCCAGCCGGCGAGCAGCTCGGCGACGAGATCGCTCGTGAGCGTTTCCTCGAACGCGAGTTCCGGGTGAGCGTGGATGCGGCGGCGCACTTCGACCAGCTCGGGTGCGATCGCGGCGATACCGGGGATGACGGGGTTCACGGCTTGCAGCATGGTATCTCCTGTGGGGCAGGTGGGCGTTTGACGCACATATGACGAGCAAGCATATAAATTTCTTTTGTGTACCAGAAGCTGATAAATTGCTTTGGTGCTCACCACCGGTTGCCGCTCGGGAATACCCTGAGCCGGCGTGTGCCGCGCAGCACGGGGTTTCCACGGATCACGCGTCGCCGCCATGAAATACCATCAGCTGAAAGCGTTCGTCACCGTCGCGGAAGAGGGGAGCATTCGCGCGGCCGCGCGGCGCCTGAACGTGTCGCCGGCGGCGCTGACGAAGGCGGTCAAGGAACTGGAGATCGCACTCGGCGTATCGCTCGTCGTGCGCACCGCGCGCGGCGTGCAGCTCACCGCGTTCGGTCAGCAGTTGCAGGTGCGCGCGCGGCTGATCGTCGCCGAAATGCAGCGCGCCCGCGACGACATCGAGCAGGCGCAGGGCGCGATGACGGGCTCCGTCGCGGCGGCGATCACGCCGGCCGCCGCGGTGACGATCCTGCCCGACGCGTTTCGCGCATTCCGGCGCCGCTTCCCGGTGGCGCGCGTCAACCTGATGGAGGGTTTTCCGGGCGTCGCGCTGCCGCGCCTGCACGACGGTTCGCTCGATTTCGCGGTGGCCGTCGTCGTGCCCGAACTGCTGGCGGCCGAATTCGATCACGCGGAGCTCTATGCGAGCCGGTCGCTGATCGTCGCCCGCAAGGGGCATCCGCTCGCGTCGGCCACGTCGCTCGCCGAGCTCGTCGAAGCCGACTGGCTGATGAACCCGTCGCCGGAAAGCTCGACGCAGGTGCTGTTCAATTCGTTCGTCGCCTACGGGCTGCCGGTGCCGGCGCGTGTCGTCGAGTGCCCGAGCTTCGGGCTCGCGCGCAGTCTGATGATGGAATGCGACCTGATCGCGTCGATGCCCGAGCAATTGCTGCAGGCCGAATGGGCGCGCGACCAGCTCGCGGTGTTGCCAATCCGCGAGCGCCTGCCGGGCGTCTCGGTGCAGGTCATCACGCGTCGCGACAGCCCGCTGACACCGGCAGCGGCGATGCTGCTCGACTGCCTGCGTGATTCCGCGCGGCGCAAGGGGCTGCGGTGAACCGGCGCTCGCGATTGGCGATCTTCAATACATCGTCATCCTGACGATTATGCGTGCGGCGTTGCCGTTGTCTGACGGGCACGCGGCTTGCGCAGCAGGCACGCCGTTCCTGCGCATGCCGCGGGAGCCGGTATCATAGCGGCCGGCCCGCCGCTCCGGCCGGCCTCCAACAACATCGCCATCCGGCATCCAGCAATCAGAGGCATTTCATGACCAGTGCAACCCAATTCGACAACGTATCGATCGTCAAGCGCGCGAACGTCTATTTCGACGGCAAGTGCGTGTCGCATACCGTGCTCTTCCCGGACGGCACGCGCAAGACGCTCGGCGTGATCCTGCCGTGCGCGCTCAACTTCGGCACGGACGCCCCCGAATTGATGGAAGTGCAGGCCGGCAAGTGCCGCGTGAAGCTCGACGGCAGCAGCGAATGGCAGACCTACGGCGCCGGCGAATCGTTCTCGGTGCCGGGCAAGAGCCGCTTCGACATCGAAGTGCTCGAGACGCTCGATTACGTCTGCAGCTACCTGTAACACGCCGCCGCGCTGCAAAAGAAAAGCCCCGCCGAAGCGGGGCTTGTCGCAAGCGGATGGCGCCAGGGCCATCCGAAGCGCCTGTTCTCGTTACAGGCAGGCGTTGATGTCGCCGGCCGACGATGCATCGCCACCGCGGAAACCTACCCAGGTCTTCGCATTGGCGGCGTTGGCCGGGCGCACGACGGCCGCGGCGCCATTCGGCGGCTGCTGGCCCGGCGCATACACGGCCATGGCGAGGCCGTTCGCGAGTTCATACTGCGACGTCACTTGTTGCTGTGACTTGTCGGCCCAGGTCTTGGCGATGCACTGCGCGACCTGGTCGGCGGGTTTCTGGCTTTGTCCCACGTTTTGCAGGGCAGAATCGGCTGCATGAGCAGAAAATGCCACGGTCAATGCGATGAGCGGTAAGTATTTCGCGTTCACGTTATCTCCCTCGAGTCGTGATTGATTGAGTGGGATGCGCAGCAGGACTGCGTAACAGTGAGATCGCATCGGGCGAGCACGGTTCCGGCTATTCCGAAACAAGATGTTAACGCGCTTGCCAAATGGCGGCTCCGATGCTTTGCACGTTGCTGCGGCGCGGCATGCATCGTGTGCGGCACGACGTCATGCGCTGCGTGGTCGGCGCGCTGCCCGGTCGTATGGTGACGTGACGGTCGCGGCGAACGGCATGTGTCTTCATGCCGTGCCGTGACTCTTTATTGGATCGCGAAGTGGAATGGCTGGATGGATGGCCCCGTCGCATGAGCACCATGATGACAAACTTTCGCCCGTCGAATTGTTAACCAACTTTAAACACGGGAAGCGGCGGAATGCGATGCGGCACGCGAGAGGCGTGCCGCATCGCGAGCGCAAGCGGTGATGCGAGCGGAGCGTACGCGGCGAGGGGGCCGCGCAGTGCAGTGGGTCAGCCGGCCTTGCGCGTGCCGATGTCGCGCAGGTTGGCCGGGACGATCGGGCGGAAGCGTTCGCGCTTCTGTTCGTCGTCGAAGTGCTGGAGTGCGGGTTTGATCAGGTCGCTGCGCGACACGATGCCCGTGATGCGCATCGATTGCTCGTCGTCGACAACCGGCAGACGTTCGAGGCCGAGCATCGCGAGTCGCGACGCGACGACGCGGCACGTTTCGTGCGCCTGCGCGACCGCAGGCGCGCGGTCGGCGAATGCGCCCGCGATCGGCGTGTCGGCCGCGGCCCGTGCGCGCTGCGCGTCGAGCGTCGCGCGATCGACGAGACCGAGCAGGCGGCCGTTCTGCACGACCGGGTACGCGCGGTGCGTCTGCTTCGCGCCGAAGTACTGCGACTCGACGGCATCGAGCGTCGCTGCGCCGTCGATCGCGACGAGCCGGTCGGCCGACGTCATCACTTCGCCGATGTCGTGCCGCTCGAGCGGATCGACGCCGTATTCGCGATAGATGTGATAGCCGCGACGTGCGATCTTTTCCGTCATGATCGAGCGCTTCATCACGATGGTCGCGAAGCCGTGCGCGACGAGCGTCGCCGCGAGCAGCGGCAGCAGTGCGTTCGCGTCGTGAGTGAGGCCGAACGCGAACACGATCGCGGTCAGCGGGGCGCCAAGCGTCGCGCCGAGCGTCGCGGCCATGCAGACCAGCGGCCACAGCGCCGGGTCGCCCCCCGGCAGCACCGGCGACAGCACGGTGCCGAGGCCGGCGCCGAGCATCAGCAGCGGGGCAAGCACGCCGCCCGACGTGCCCGAGCCGAGCGCGATCACCCACATCACGGCCTTCACGATCAGCAGCGCGAGCGCGATCTTCAATGCGATGTGCTGATGCAGCAGATCGGCGATCACGTCATAGCCGACACCGAGCGCGCGCGGTTCGAGCCAGCCGCCGATGCCGATCACGACCGCGCCGAGCGCGGGCCACCACATCCAGTGCACCGGCAGCTTCGCGAAGGTGTCCTCCACACGATACAGCGCCGCCGACAGGCCGCACGCGAGCATGCCCGACAGCAGGCCCGCGACGATGCACGACAGCAGCGCGACGGGCGTCGGTGCGGCGGTGGTCAGCGGAAACAGCGGATCGACGCCGAAGAACACGGCGCGGGCAAAACCGGCCACCGCGCAGGCGAGCGCGACCGGCAGGAAACTGCGCGGGCGCCATTCGAACAGCAGCAGTTCGACCGCGAGCAGCACGGCGGCGACCGGCGTGCCGAACACGGCCGTCATGCCGGCGGCCGCACCGGCGACGAGCAGCGTCTTGCGCTCGGCGGCGGTGACGTGCACGCACTGCGCGATCAGCGAGCCGAGCGCGCCACCCGTCATGATGATCGGGCCTTCTGCGCCGAACGGGCCGCCGCTGCCGATCACGACGCCGGACGACAGCGGCTTGAGGATCGCGACCTTCGGCGACATGCGGCTCTTGCCGAACAGGATCGCCTCGATCGCTTCGGGAATGCCATGGCCGCGGATCTTTTCCGAACCGAAGCGCGCCATCAACCCCACGATCAACCCGCCGATCACCGGCACGATGATCACCCATGCGCCCAGCGTGCTGTTCGCCGGCGATCGGTCGGCGAACGAGACCTGCTGGTAGAAGAACAGGTTCGTGAACAGGTGGATCAGGCTCAACAGCACGAATGCGGCCAGCGTGCTGAGCAGGCCGATCCCGGCGGCGAGCAACGCGATCCTGGGCAGGCGGTCGTTGGTCGCGAAATCGCGTTTGTGTGGTGCGTTCATCGGAGTGGACAGAGCAGGGGTCAGTAATCGATCTGGGGAACCTGGAACGCGTCCTTGAGCGATCTCAGCTCGGCGCGGTGCATGGCCGCGAGACGCGCGAGCAGCGTTTCGCCGGCTGGCTCGAGGTGGACCTCGACCTGGCGGCGATCCGCTTCGCTCGTCTTGCGCTTCACGAGGCCGAGCGCTTCGCAGCGCGTGACCAGCGCGACGACGCCGTGATGCTGCGCCTGCAGGCGTTCCGCGAGTTCGCCGATGGTCGCCCATTCGCGATGCGGATAGCCCTTGATGTGCAGCAGCAGCAGGTATTGCAGCGGCGTCACGCCTTCGCTTTGCGCGGCGCGTTCGGAGAAGCGCTCGAAGCGGCGCATCTGGTAGCGGAACTCGGACAGTTGCTGGAAATCGCTTTTCGCCAGCGCGCGTCGGGTATCGTTCATCGGGGCGGTCGGACAGTCGGTTTCGGTAGCGATAAATATATCACAACATGATATAGATGTCCGAATGGTGGCGTATGGAAGGCATTCCGCGTTGCGCCGGCCGTTAGATGGCGTTACGTGCGCTGCATGCGCTACGCGGCCTCGCGCATTTGCGTCTGCCGATAAAGGCCCGTGACGAGATCCGTCTGGGTAATGATCCCGACGAGCCGGCGCGATGCATCGACGACCGGAATGTGGTGGTGGCCCGAATGCGTAAACAGCGGCACGAGCGCGGTGATCGGCATCGTCTCCGGCACGCACGCGACGTCGCGCGTCATCACGGTGGCGACGCTCGCCGGCTGGCCGCCGAACGATTGCGGCAGCCGCGCCGAGAGGCGTTGCCACAGCGGGGTCGGCCGGCGCAGTTGGCGCGTGAGGTCCGCACGCGTGACGATGCCGGTCAGGCGGCCTTCGCCGTCGACGACCGGCAGCGCCTTCACACGGTGGCGGTCGAGCAGCGTGAGCGCGGCCGTCACCGACGTCGACGGCGCGACTTCGATCGCGTTCTTCGTCATCAGGTCGGCGCACGACAGCTGGCCGAACGTGCGCGTATAGGCTTGCATCTCGGTTTCGCGCAGCAGCGCTTCGAGATCGTCCGGATCGACGTCGAGCCATTCGCCGCGACGCTTCAGCACCGCATCGAGGTCGCCGCGCGTGAAGCCGCCGCGCGCCGGTGCGGCGCCGCCTGCCTGCGGTTTCGCTTCGGGGCGCACGCCGCCGTGCGGGTAGCGGTGCCCGGTCAGCGCGTGATAGGCGAGCGCGGCCGACAGCAGGACGGCCGATTGCAGCGCGATCGGCTCCAGCACGAAGCTGAACCCGAGCGAATGAATCGCGGGGCCGCCGACCACGGCCGTGAGCGCGACGGCGCCCGACGGCGGGTGCACGCAGCGCAGCACGAACATGCCGCCGATCGCGCACGCGATCGCGACCGCGGCGGCCGTGATCGGATCGGAGATCCATTGGGCGCACGCGACACCGACCGTCGCCGCGACGAGATTGCCGCCGATGATCGCCCACGGTTGCGCGAGCGGGCTCGCCGGCACCGCGAACAGCAGCACGGCCGACGCGCCCATCGGTGCGACGAGCAATGGCACGAGGCCCGGCGCGCCGGGCAGCAGCCGCATCGTCACGCCGACCGTCGCGATGCCGACGAGCGCGCCCATGCACGAGCGCAGGCGCTCGCGCCAGCCCAGCGACATCGGATGGGGAATGAAGCTGTGCAGCCATTGCCGCAACGTGCGGCGCGACGAAGGGGAGCCTGACGACATGGACGGTAAGCGGTAAAAGAGACGGTGCGGATGCGCGCAGCGACGAGCCGCGAATTATATCGCGTTGTGATACAAATTGTCGCGATGCATCAAGCCGTTGCACGTGCGCGGCGCGCCTTGCTTGCAAAAACCTTTCATCTGATGAGAGCTTGGGCGCGGGGCAAGCGCGCAAATTTGTCTGCAGCGGCGTACAATTCGGGCCACTGAATCCCCCGTCATGCCAGAACCCCGTCCGCGATGCCCGCTCTCCCGCCTTTCTCCCGGCACGGTGATCGATTCGACGTGGTTCGCGGCTGCGTTCCGTTCCCCACCTGACGCGAGCGCCGCCGACGCCTCCCCACTGACTCCCCCAAGCCAATTCAATGGACATGCTCGAAAACATGCGCCTGTTCGTGCGCGTTGTCGAATCCGGCAGTTTTACTGCGGTCGCGAAGGAAATCGACGCGACCACCGCGCAGGTGTCGCGCGCGGTATCGAACCTCGAAGCGCACGTACAGACGCGGCTGCTGCATCGCACGACGCGCCACCTCGGCCTCACCGAAAGCGGCGAACGCTATTTCGAGCGCGCGAAATCGATCCTCGCGGAAATCGACTACGCGAACGCGGAGGCGCGCAATGCGTTGCTGCGGCCGAGCGGCAAGATGCGCATCCATGCGATGACAGGGCTCGGGCAGAGTCATGTCGTGTCGTCGATCGTGCGCTACCAGGAGGACAACCCCGACGTGTCGGTCGAACTGACGCTCGCGCAGCGGATGCCGAATCTCGTCGAGGAGGGCTATGACGTATCGATCGTGACGGCGTCGCAACTGCCCGATTCCGGCTATGTCGCGCAAACCTGCGGCACGAGCTGCAGCGTGCTCGTCGCGTCGCGCGAATATCTGGCGCGCCACGGCACGCCGCAGTCGCCCGACGAATTGCCGAACCACGTGTGCCTGCGCCTCGATACGCCTGCGTCGCCGGCCGGCGAATGGCGGCTCGAGCGCAGCGATGGCGAGGAGGCCGTCTACGAACTGCAGCCCGCGCCGTTCCAGGTCAACGTGCCGGACGCGCTGTGCGTCGCGGTGCGCGCCGGGCGCGGGATCGCGTGCGTCGCGCTGTATACGGTGCTCGACGACATCCGCGAAGGGCGGCTGATCCGCGTGCTGCCCGAGTACCGGCTGCAGACGGTGAGCGTGTATGCCGTCTACGCGACGCGCCGCTATCTCGACGCGAAGATCCGCACGTTCCTCGACCACCTGCGCACGACGCTCACGCCCGCGCTGGAGAACGACCTGCGCGAACTCGACCGGCTGACGACCGAACTGACGCCGGGCGGCCGCAAGCGCGCGTGACGATCCGCGCGGGCGTGCGCCGTGCGAACCGCACGGGCCGCGGCGCGGTTCATGCGCGCGGCGTGATGCGAATCCGCTCGAAGCGTCCCGCGAGCCACGCGTAGGCGGCGATGCCGAGCAGCCCGTGCGCGGCGACGAACCACAATGCGCCGGCGAACGAGCCGGTGCTGGCGACGAAATAGCCGATCACGAGCGGCGTGACGATCCCGGCGATGTTGCCGAGGCCATTGAACACGCCGCCGCTCAGGCCGACCATGCCTTCCGGCGCGGTGTCGGCGAGCACGGCCCAGCCGACTGCCGCGAGCCCCTTGCCGAAGAACGCGATCGTCATCAGCG
Coding sequences within:
- a CDS encoding HPP family protein — encoded protein: MSSGSPSSRRTLRQWLHSFIPHPMSLGWRERLRSCMGALVGIATVGVTMRLLPGAPGLVPLLVAPMGASAVLLFAVPASPLAQPWAIIGGNLVAATVGVACAQWISDPITAAAVAIACAIGGMFVLRCVHPPSGAVALTAVVGGPAIHSLGFSFVLEPIALQSAVLLSAALAYHALTGHRYPHGGVRPEAKPQAGGAAPARGGFTRGDLDAVLKRRGEWLDVDPDDLEALLRETEMQAYTRTFGQLSCADLMTKNAIEVAPSTSVTAALTLLDRHRVKALPVVDGEGRLTGIVTRADLTRQLRRPTPLWQRLSARLPQSFGGQPASVATVMTRDVACVPETMPITALVPLFTHSGHHHIPVVDASRRLVGIITQTDLVTGLYRQTQMREAA
- a CDS encoding LysR substrate-binding domain-containing protein, translated to MKYHQLKAFVTVAEEGSIRAAARRLNVSPAALTKAVKELEIALGVSLVVRTARGVQLTAFGQQLQVRARLIVAEMQRARDDIEQAQGAMTGSVAAAITPAAAVTILPDAFRAFRRRFPVARVNLMEGFPGVALPRLHDGSLDFAVAVVVPELLAAEFDHAELYASRSLIVARKGHPLASATSLAELVEADWLMNPSPESSTQVLFNSFVAYGLPVPARVVECPSFGLARSLMMECDLIASMPEQLLQAEWARDQLAVLPIRERLPGVSVQVITRRDSPLTPAAAMLLDCLRDSARRKGLR
- a CDS encoding MarR family winged helix-turn-helix transcriptional regulator; translated protein: MNDTRRALAKSDFQQLSEFRYQMRRFERFSERAAQSEGVTPLQYLLLLHIKGYPHREWATIGELAERLQAQHHGVVALVTRCEALGLVKRKTSEADRRQVEVHLEPAGETLLARLAAMHRAELRSLKDAFQVPQIDY
- the ppnP gene encoding pyrimidine/purine nucleoside phosphorylase, with the translated sequence MTSATQFDNVSIVKRANVYFDGKCVSHTVLFPDGTRKTLGVILPCALNFGTDAPELMEVQAGKCRVKLDGSSEWQTYGAGESFSVPGKSRFDIEVLETLDYVCSYL
- a CDS encoding chloride channel protein, whose amino-acid sequence is MNAPHKRDFATNDRLPRIALLAAGIGLLSTLAAFVLLSLIHLFTNLFFYQQVSFADRSPANSTLGAWVIIVPVIGGLIVGLMARFGSEKIRGHGIPEAIEAILFGKSRMSPKVAILKPLSSGVVIGSGGPFGAEGPIIMTGGALGSLIAQCVHVTAAERKTLLVAGAAAGMTAVFGTPVAAVLLAVELLLFEWRPRSFLPVALACAVAGFARAVFFGVDPLFPLTTAAPTPVALLSCIVAGLLSGMLACGLSAALYRVEDTFAKLPVHWMWWPALGAVVIGIGGWLEPRALGVGYDVIADLLHQHIALKIALALLIVKAVMWVIALGSGTSGGVLAPLLMLGAGLGTVLSPVLPGGDPALWPLVCMAATLGATLGAPLTAIVFAFGLTHDANALLPLLAATLVAHGFATIVMKRSIMTEKIARRGYHIYREYGVDPLERHDIGEVMTSADRLVAIDGAATLDAVESQYFGAKQTHRAYPVVQNGRLLGLVDRATLDAQRARAAADTPIAGAFADRAPAVAQAHETCRVVASRLAMLGLERLPVVDDEQSMRITGIVSRSDLIKPALQHFDDEQKRERFRPIVPANLRDIGTRKAG
- a CDS encoding LysR family transcriptional regulator, with translation MDMLENMRLFVRVVESGSFTAVAKEIDATTAQVSRAVSNLEAHVQTRLLHRTTRHLGLTESGERYFERAKSILAEIDYANAEARNALLRPSGKMRIHAMTGLGQSHVVSSIVRYQEDNPDVSVELTLAQRMPNLVEEGYDVSIVTASQLPDSGYVAQTCGTSCSVLVASREYLARHGTPQSPDELPNHVCLRLDTPASPAGEWRLERSDGEEAVYELQPAPFQVNVPDALCVAVRAGRGIACVALYTVLDDIREGRLIRVLPEYRLQTVSVYAVYATRRYLDAKIRTFLDHLRTTLTPALENDLRELDRLTTELTPGGRKRA
- a CDS encoding M20 aminoacylase family protein, with the protein product MLQAVNPVIPGIAAIAPELVEVRRRIHAHPELAFEETLTSDLVAELLAGWGYEVHRGIGKTGVVGVLREGQGTRTVGLRADMDALPLAETTGLPYASRHANKMHACGHDGHTAMLLCAARHLAATRQFSGTLNLIFQPAEENFGGAKAMMDDGLFDRFPCDAIFAIHNMPGRAAGDMAFRTGAAMASADRVTITLRGVGGHGAMPHFARDPMSAAGSIMVALQTIVAREVDAQHAAVITVGSVQAGETFNIIPETVTMKLSVRALNADVRALLARRIEALAKGQAESFGVTAEVDYDYGYPVLVNHAEPTAFAADIARQMLGAERVETDAAPLMGSEDFAFMLEARPGCYAFIGNGIGSKGGCMVHNPGYDFNDDILAIGASYWVRIAEAWLAA